The genomic window ATGCCGGTTTCGCTCCAGAGGGCGACTCCCTCTCCGGAGAAGGTCGTACGGATCGGGGGTGGCGGTCCCGAGGATGGCGAGGCCGGCGGAACCGGCTTCCCGCGAAGCCAGGCCAGTTGTCGGGAAATGCCGCGGGCGAGCGGCTGCAAGTAAGCCAAGGCGAAAAGAAGGAGCCGATTGGCGCGCGTGGCGAAGGGACGGGCAATCTCTCCCCGGAGCCCGTAGATCGCTGCCGGGATCAGGCTGGCCGAAAGCAGGAGCATCGGAGCGAGGAGGGCGGGCCAGCCAAGGCAGAACGGGAGCGCGAAAAGTCCGAGGATCAGCCATTCGACGCTGGAGAAAACGGCGGCCCAAGAAACCTCCGCGCGGGAGTAGAGGCACTGGAAGAGGCCGCTGGCGAAGGGGCCATGGAAGACCCGCGGGGGAACAAGGGAGGGGTGCGGAGCCCCCGGCGAATAGATCTGCCCTTTCCAGAACGCGGCCCCGTCCGCGCGGAAGCGACCAAGATGGCGGAAGCGCAGGAGGGCTTCGGCCTTCCCGTAGCCGGCCTGCTGCCGCAGGTAGGCCCAGACGGTCGATCGCCGGTGGTGCCAGACGAGCGCGCCGGGGGCAAAGCCGAGACGCTCCCCGCGATCGAGGAGCCTCCAGCAGAGGTCGACATCATCTCCGGCGACGCGAAATTCGGGAAGGAATCCTCCCACCGCTTCCAGAGCCGATCGCCGAAAGGCCATGTTGCAGCCGGGGAGATGCTCCGCCAGTCGATCGGTCAGCAGGACATGGGTCGGGGCACCGGGTGCCGCCGCGAGGGAGGCTTGGAGCGCCGTGGTCGGCGGAGGAGCGAGGTTTGGTCCCCCCACACCCGCCAGATCGTCCGATTGGACGGCGCGGGCCAGAAAATAGAGCCAATCCTGGTCGGCGATGCAGTCGGCATCGGTGAAGGCGATGATCTCTCCTTCCGCCGCTTCGATGCCTCGATTTCGCGCGATCGCCAAGCCGAGATTCTCCTGGCAGAGGACCCGGATTCCCTCGAAGCTCGCGAGCAGCTCCCGGGAGCCGTCGGTCGAGCCGTCGTCGACGACGATGATCTCGAAATCGGGGTAGTGCAGCCGGTGCAGGGAACGAAGGCAGTCGCCGAGGAATTTCTCGCCGTTGAAGTTGCAGACCACGACGGAAACCTTCGGAGCGTGCGGGAGGGGGAAGCGCCGAAAGAGGGGCTCTTTCCAGGAGCGAAAGAGAGCCTGCACCCGATGGAAGCTTGGCTTCGGGCTTCGATCCTTCCGCACCAATCCGAACGCCCAATCCGTGATTTCCAAGCCTCCCGTGAACCATTCATCGGTCCAGGAGAAGAGGACGGTTCCGGCCAAGCCCGAGTGGAAAACCATTTCGACGTGGGCGGCGAGGAGCTCGGCCTGCTCGGATTCTGTATGGCGCAGGGTGTCCATGCCGAACTCGGTGACCAGCAGAGGCTTCTCACCCGAAAGATTCTGGAGGCGGGCCAAATAGGCGCTCAGGTCCGCAGGCCGGTGAAGATACAGGTTGAAGGCGACGAAATCGACCGAGGGGGGGCGGAGGTATTCGGTCGGGGGATAATTCGCATAGCTGACGAGAGCTCCGGGATCCTCTTCCCGTACGATCTCCGTCAAGAAATCGAGATGGCGCTCGATCCGCCCGGCTCCGGCCCACCGGACCAGATCGGGAGGCATCTCGTTGTCGACCAGGTAGGCGAAGATTGCCGGGTGTCCCGCTCTCTCTCGCACCGATCTTCGGACATGCTCGCGGATTCTGCGCAGAATGCGCCAATCCTTCCAAAAAAGGGTGCGCTCAACCCAGGGGATCGTGATCAAGACGCGCAACTCGTGGTCGAGCGCGGAATCGAGCAGGTCGAGCGGAGGAAGGTGGTAGACCCGGAGCAGGTTGCAGCCGCATTCCCGGATGCGCGAGAAATCGTCCCGAATCGCCACCTCCTCGGGAAAAGGGGTTCCGTCGCTCGAACGAGAAGCGAACGGCCCATAGGTCACCCCCTGGACGGGAAACTTCTTCCCCTCTTCGAAGAAAAACTTCCCACGAATCTGGATGCGGGTGAGCTCCATACGCGGCAAGGAACGGCGCACCACGGAGTTGTGGGACCGCTAACCGGCTCTTGCGCAGGATCCTAGCGGGTTGCCGGGAAGGTTGGCAAGGCTGCGCGCCTTCTTCTCTGCGACGCCTGCTCTTTACGGAAGGGAAGCGGCGGGAGTAAACAGGGACCGTGCGGAACGAAAGCGAGCTTGCCCGGTCGGGGCTCCGGCTCATCCACCGAGGCAAGGTCCGGGATCTCTATTCCTGGCGGGACGAGCTTTGGCTCGTGGCCTCGGACCGGATCTCGGCATTCGACTGCATCCTGCCCACGCCGATTCCCGGCAAGGGGAAGATTCTCACGCAGGTGAGCCGTGGCTGGTTTGCTCTCTTGGCGCCGCTCTGTCCCCATCACGTCTTGGGCTACGACCTCCCGCCGGAGGTTCCTTTTCCGGAATGGACGGGACGGCTTACCCGAGCCAAGCCCTGCCGCCCGCTCCCTATCGAGTGCGTGGTGCGCGGCTACCTGGCGGGCTCCGCCTGGAAGGAGTATCGGAGCACGGGAAGGGTGGCGGGTCAGCCGCTTCCTCCGGGACTGCGCGAGGGGGATCCGCTTCCGGAGGCGCTCTTCACCCCGACGACCAAGGCGGAGGTCGGTCATGACCTGCCGCTGACGCCATCCGAAGCGGAAAGGCGGATCGGAGCGGAGCTCTATGCCCGGGTCTCCTCGCTCTCCTTGGGGCTCTACGGCGCAGGAAGGGACTACGCGGCGGAGCGGGGGATCCTCGTGGCGGACACGAAATTCGAGTTCGGGATATGGGGAGAGGAGCTTCTCCTGATCGACGAGGTGCTGACCCCTGACAGCTCGCGGTTCTGGCCTCGGTCGGACTATCGACCTGGCGGGGCGCAGCCCAGCTTCGACAAGCAGTTCGTTCGAGACTACCTCGACTCCCTTGCCTGGGACAAACGGCCGCCCGCTCCCGAGTTGCCGGAGCCGATCGTGACGCAGACGCAAGCCAAGTACCGGGAGGCGTTGCAGCGGCTCTTCCCAGACCTGGCAAAGGAGCTCTCCCCTCAGGGCGAAGCGATCGGATAGGATGGCTCGTGTGGCGCGGTGCCCGGATGCGCCGCGGCACACTCTCCGCGTCCGATCCCTCGGTGGAACGATTCCGCTTGCATTGACCGATCTGGCGCATCGAGAGAATAGTGCCGCCGGGGCGAGACAATTTGGAGGCGCCCCGGTTCAATCCGTTGGCCGCCTTGCTTTGGGAAGCGAGTGTAGCGAGGGAAATGCCTCCCGGCAGCCTATACAGCGTGAAGAGGAAGAGGACGCATTGCTCAGGGTCGCACCGTGGCATTGCGGCGCTTGCCGGGATGCTCCTTGGCCCGATTCTCGCTGCTGGACCCGCCTTCGCGCAGACGGAACCTGGTATGGAAAAGGCGCGGTTGGCTCACCCGGCTCAAGCGCTCCCGCCCTATCAGCAGCCCGTCCAAGGGCGTCCCGCGCCCGGCAACGCCCCTCCGCTCGAGACGCTGCTGGAGGCGGTTTCTCCGATCGCCGCCAAACGGTCGGATCCGAAGGCGCTCGACCTGGCCGCCTGCTACCAGATGGCGGCGGTCCGCTGGGACCAGCTCAAGATCGACTACCAGACCCTGCGCGCGCAGCAGGCGGTAGTGACGCAAACCCTATCGGCGTTCTTCCCGCAGTTTTCCTGGGAAAATTTTCAAAGCTTCCAGAACACGACGGGGGTCATTCCCACGGTCAGCGGAGTGGCCGTGGGAACCTCCCAGGGCTACTTCTCCTTCAACGGGATCAACACGACCTGGCTTCTCTTCGATAGCCTGAGGCAGCAGAACCGGGTGGCCGCG from Methylacidimicrobium sp. B4 includes these protein-coding regions:
- a CDS encoding glycosyltransferase encodes the protein MELTRIQIRGKFFFEEGKKFPVQGVTYGPFASRSSDGTPFPEEVAIRDDFSRIRECGCNLLRVYHLPPLDLLDSALDHELRVLITIPWVERTLFWKDWRILRRIREHVRRSVRERAGHPAIFAYLVDNEMPPDLVRWAGAGRIERHLDFLTEIVREEDPGALVSYANYPPTEYLRPPSVDFVAFNLYLHRPADLSAYLARLQNLSGEKPLLVTEFGMDTLRHTESEQAELLAAHVEMVFHSGLAGTVLFSWTDEWFTGGLEITDWAFGLVRKDRSPKPSFHRVQALFRSWKEPLFRRFPLPHAPKVSVVVCNFNGEKFLGDCLRSLHRLHYPDFEIIVVDDGSTDGSRELLASFEGIRVLCQENLGLAIARNRGIEAAEGEIIAFTDADCIADQDWLYFLARAVQSDDLAGVGGPNLAPPPTTALQASLAAAPGAPTHVLLTDRLAEHLPGCNMAFRRSALEAVGGFLPEFRVAGDDVDLCWRLLDRGERLGFAPGALVWHHRRSTVWAYLRQQAGYGKAEALLRFRHLGRFRADGAAFWKGQIYSPGAPHPSLVPPRVFHGPFASGLFQCLYSRAEVSWAAVFSSVEWLILGLFALPFCLGWPALLAPMLLLSASLIPAAIYGLRGEIARPFATRANRLLLFALAYLQPLARGISRQLAWLRGKPVPPASPSSGPPPPIRTTFSGEGVALWSETGIERMDLLTQIQSVLTEKGYAYALDAGWSSWDLHVFAGPWWHVQLRTLTEIYPQRRRVIRVATLLRPSPLAVLSGMGGSLVLAAAVAAFGRSALLLLAGAAPVFILWAREGLRLRRGLAEIVAIAGQLLDLHPVPWRPFGSRSDSSFIPPRPRDGNA
- a CDS encoding phosphoribosylaminoimidazolesuccinocarboxamide synthase — translated: MRNESELARSGLRLIHRGKVRDLYSWRDELWLVASDRISAFDCILPTPIPGKGKILTQVSRGWFALLAPLCPHHVLGYDLPPEVPFPEWTGRLTRAKPCRPLPIECVVRGYLAGSAWKEYRSTGRVAGQPLPPGLREGDPLPEALFTPTTKAEVGHDLPLTPSEAERRIGAELYARVSSLSLGLYGAGRDYAAERGILVADTKFEFGIWGEELLLIDEVLTPDSSRFWPRSDYRPGGAQPSFDKQFVRDYLDSLAWDKRPPAPELPEPIVTQTQAKYREALQRLFPDLAKELSPQGEAIG